Within bacterium, the genomic segment ATATATAATTGCTCCATTATAAATGAGGAGAAGACACTGGTCAAGGATAAAACAGAATCAAAACTAATCCCTGTTTTTTTACCCTAAAACAAAAAGAATCAGAAAATTTAAGAAGAAACTCTCTTTTGTTTCTGAACAAAATCAGGAAAAAATTCTCTAACCATTGCCTCTATTTGGGAATAAAGAAACTTAAGAGAATCATTATTTTTAATCAGAAAATCTGCTCTCTCCTTTAATAAAGCGATCTCTTTCTCTGCCTCTTGCTTTTCATCTTTTAAAAAATCCCGAAAACCTTTAGTCTGATCGCCAAAATTTTCAGCCCGCTGAATCAATCTTTGGAAACGCAATTTGGCTGGAGCCTGAATAAAGACAATTTTTAAATTAGTTTTTTTATCAAAATTCTTTAAGTCATCTAAGCGTCTCACACCGTCAACAACAACTGCTTTTGACCTACACTTTTTTACATCTTGGCTAACTACATAAGATAAAAAATCATTACCAAAATTCTGGCGCAAAAGAGCTGAAAGTTTCTGTAAGTTTTCCCGGCTTTCTTTAACATAAATCCGCTGCAGAATGTCCCGCAAAACCTGGGAGAAGCGGAATATTTTAACTCCATACTTATTTTCTAAGTATTTGG encodes:
- a CDS encoding AAA family ATPase; amino-acid sequence: MKKTIIALVGPIASGKGTVAKYLENKYGVKIFRFSQVLRDILQRIYVKESRENLQKLSALLRQNFGNDFLSYVVSQDVKKCRSKAVVVDGVRRLDDLKNFDKKTNLKIVFIQAPAKLRFQRLIQRAENFGDQTKGFRDFLKDEKQEAEKEIALLKERADFLIKNNDSLKFLYSQIEAMVREFFPDFVQKQKRVSS